CGTTAtcgaccatttcaaaatttaagatttagtgttgtaatttgaaacctctCGTATAAACTATGAGTATACACCAATCACTACAGTGGATGTAAAAAGTTCGTTttctataatgttaaatattctgtCAGACAATATGGAGTCAGTTTCACTTCTGCAAATCTAGGGAAATACATGGTACatagttaattcttttttttaatttaaattataatttttcaaaatttttaatttatttttataactagttcgtgttaatttttggtcacactttttttaaaaataaataagtataggtaggtatacttcttttttgcttttttaaacaatcgtgtgcttttttagttgcttattagttattatatgctttaaaatccgagccctatatattatagatttatataataattaatagcaatatatttaaatgctgTTAGGCTGACAGACCATTTCTTTGAGAAtcgttttttcatattatatgcatgcGATGGTTtatcattcaattttaattcatcaaaatattcttttaaagttTCTTACTCAGTACTCAATGATAAGTTACACtgcacaaaaaattaattttatgtcactttttacataaaaaccaTTTGTAGGTATTCTATTATTAGAGCGatcattgtttattaatattttcctataacattcgttttttataaaaccgatagatttttattacaatttaaaatataataattataaagttatactttatacttgtatataaactaggtttaatgattattaaattacaactatCAAAGATGaagatttgtataaaataagggttatttaataatgagtgTTTTGATTGGTTCcgattatattgatattttcccCTTCTTTATCTTTcacaaaaaattgaatttgcaACCGACAAGGAGTCccgagttttaatttttatatacaaaattaacgatgtctttttttataaatcatgaataatatatagtataaggaTACAGAATACaactaaatacaaatattttctttgaagaataatagtataaacatacatattataagtttttactataaatgaaATGTTGCATTTATATACGCGGCATCGGCcatgttgtattattgttgaaaatcGATTCGGACGAGTCGTCATAATAtcacagtattatattatatgttattgtttCAGGGGTGGCAGTGGAAGTTCACAAAAATCGTCATCAATGGCGTCGTCGAAGAAAATTCGGCGGCGGGTGGCCACGCTGGCTCAACGGCGGGCGGCCAACATACGCGAGCGCAGGCGCATGTACAACCTGAACGAGGCGTTCGACAAGCTTCGGCGCAAAGTGCCCACGTTCGCGTACGAAAAACGGCTGTCCCGGATCGAAACGCTCAGGCTGGCCATCACGTACATCGGGTTCATGACCGAACTGCTGCAGTCTACCCCGTCGCCCGGTGGAGGTGGCGATGCTGTCCAGTCACCCGCGTCCGCGGCGTACGCTCTGCCGCCCCAACACCACGACATTCCCTACGCACCGTACTCTTTGATTCCGCCCGTCTAGATGAATGGTAAAGGTGTATAGGAACATTCCATGAGTCATCATTCGCGGCACGTAATACCCAGAAGCTGCGCATATTCtgtgcaatatatatatatatacatatctaatataatttatattatatacatgtcgGCCGCTGTGTACCGCCCTTCAGAAATCTACaattattcgtattattatctGCAGCACAGAGATGTATTCAGAAATTTGGCACCCGGGTGCTTATGTTTTTTCACCCCCACTCCCCACATccaaaaaaagattatttgaCTTTTTACACGTAAAGAGCGCGTCGGAACTTACTTTTCCGTGACCACTCATTATCGTTATcctttttagaataaaatgaaaaaaatatattaactgattcatgttatttttcattttcattatcaGAAGATgggttgtataaaaatgtgatgCCGCCAAGGGCGATCGCCCTCTCTAGCCCCCCTAAATACGTCACTGCTGCAGCGAGTGCGAAATCGATCTGTATACCTATTTCCAATGTATAACGATTAACGATAGTTATTCAACATTAGTTCTCTCCAAATTATCATAACCTCTTCATCTAGTAACTAGATATGAGATTACGAGAATGacgaaataagtaaatatgacCATTGACCAATGACCTacgtttttcaatatttaaatacttggaaaaaataaacattataacgataaaagtTTTGATGTCGAaatctgaattttaaaaaaatgcaccTCGTCgtgtaaatataagtttacattataatatattattcgtaatTAGGCGTACACactttatacgtttataaattattgtaaaatatgatttgtattattttgttattataataattatttaaaggtgACAAAATAAAACCGTTTAAAGTTTTTCTGACAATttaagattctgaacgaagctatattaatgtattagttttataatgacGTGTTGACGCATGTATTTTTGTCTGTCAAAACCTTAGgagtatagtaaaaaatattcgattGAGAATAGAAAAGGGAAAGTGAAAAATCGccaatacttttcaaaataattggaaaaaagcttaattaaaattatggaaCACCGAAAGTATATGTTACGCAATAtcattatagtaggtacccaTAGGCCAtaagtattttacaaaatgtattttgtaattgtgttgttttaaaaaataaataagtaatggtTTTCGatttatgatgataaaattatcttgTTAAAATCTTGGTGATTTAATCAAGTTATTCATCAGATTTCTTAAGTATagaattctaaaattataaaacaatacgaTAAACGAGTAagcacaatttttaatattaagtaattttaatttctaattttaacaaaaaaaaaaaaatttttaatttttatttattagtgacTACACTGAGTATTGGCtattgtttaagtatataaggTATTAGGTAACATAAAACCGAAACTATTAACAGAAACTAACTACAGAATcactattattaggtacttggTCTTAATATTACCAAATGTAATTCTAGAGCAGCGTTTCCCAACCTTTTTAGTGTCGCGATCTACAAAATAAGtacctttaaaatatgatcaacCACTTCGTAACCAtcctatctatattattaagtttattaagtacaaattttaacaatgaaaatatcatatcaatatatcattaaacaatttattaacacaCGAAATTTcgaaactatatatttataaataccacgTGAAGTACCTAACCATCCTAACTCCTAACCTAATTTAAACTTGTCTCaggtataaattttttttttattcaataaaaaattaaaaaatttatataaaaaggttcattttgtaaatcagtgtttttattatttttgaccaaCGTGACCCTTGGTTAAGATGATCGCAACCCCCAGGTTGAGAAACGCTGTTCTAGAGAACACTCTCACAGTTTCACAATAGTTTAGACTCTAGACTCTGAGAGgtagcataaaatatttaaaaatgaaatacgtTTATCTTACAATACTATTAGTGAATTGGTAAAAAATTAGatgtaaatctaaaaaaatctgcgtacttaaatatttaaatgttttatttaataggatttaattagaaaagaagtacacaacaatatatttttttaaataagtctcCGTCCGTTAACGCAATTAGAAGATACACAGGGGACTTGTACATccccaaaaataataattaaaatattttattctatactgtacattgaaaa
The DNA window shown above is from Aphis gossypii isolate Hap1 chromosome 2, ASM2018417v2, whole genome shotgun sequence and carries:
- the LOC114131677 gene encoding protein Fer3-like, giving the protein MMSNGFVTTGHTPTWDSSLTNTDSQSYDECWPDAHLYHHHHHLHHHHIHQHSSTVSQMWPNPHNHAQQQSITQNAVPRGGSGSSQKSSSMASSKKIRRRVATLAQRRAANIRERRRMYNLNEAFDKLRRKVPTFAYEKRLSRIETLRLAITYIGFMTELLQSTPSPGGGGDAVQSPASAAYALPPQHHDIPYAPYSLIPPV